Proteins encoded by one window of Flavobacterium sp. N502540:
- a CDS encoding VWA domain-containing protein — translation MELDEKKYLYLLFLLPIVACIFLFNMYWKKKKQREFGDLEMVKRLSPERSVFKPVLKLSVLLLALACLIIGLVNPKIGTKMETVKREGIDIVFAVDVSKSMLAEDVAPNRLEKSKQLVSQIINNLGSDRIGIVAYAGSAFPVLPITSDYSVAKMFLQSMTPDMVSSQGTSLDEAIRLSSTYFDEKSKTSKLLILISDGEDHSEGATAAAEEANKMGMKIITIGVGTEKGGTIPLKENGVVRGYQKDQNGQTVTTKLNQEDLKNIAKATKGGYVYGGNTKEVLEYIKNALNNIQKTEFEATQMADFQSQFQWFIGFAFLLLFLDIFLLERKTNWIKELNLFNEKK, via the coding sequence ATGGAATTAGACGAAAAAAAATATTTATACCTTTTATTCTTACTCCCGATTGTGGCGTGCATTTTTCTTTTTAATATGTATTGGAAAAAGAAAAAACAACGCGAATTTGGTGATCTTGAAATGGTAAAAAGGCTTAGCCCGGAGCGCTCTGTTTTTAAACCTGTCCTAAAATTATCGGTATTGCTTTTGGCACTTGCCTGTTTGATTATCGGATTGGTAAATCCAAAGATTGGGACTAAAATGGAAACCGTAAAACGGGAAGGAATCGATATTGTTTTTGCCGTTGACGTTTCAAAAAGTATGCTTGCCGAAGATGTGGCACCAAACCGTTTAGAGAAAAGTAAACAGCTGGTTTCTCAAATCATCAACAATTTAGGAAGTGACCGAATCGGGATCGTAGCCTATGCCGGAAGTGCCTTTCCGGTTTTACCGATTACTTCCGATTATAGTGTTGCCAAAATGTTCCTGCAAAGCATGACTCCTGATATGGTTTCTTCACAAGGAACTTCTTTGGATGAAGCCATCAGATTATCTTCCACTTATTTTGACGAAAAAAGCAAAACCAGTAAATTACTGATTCTGATTTCTGACGGAGAAGACCACTCTGAAGGTGCTACAGCTGCTGCAGAGGAAGCCAATAAAATGGGAATGAAAATTATTACCATCGGTGTTGGAACTGAAAAAGGAGGTACCATTCCATTAAAAGAAAATGGCGTAGTCAGAGGTTATCAAAAAGACCAAAATGGACAAACCGTTACCACAAAATTAAATCAGGAAGATTTAAAAAATATTGCAAAAGCGACCAAAGGTGGTTATGTTTACGGCGGAAATACCAAAGAAGTTCTGGAATACATCAAGAATGCCTTAAATAATATTCAGAAAACAGAATTCGAAGCGACTCAAATGGCCGATTTTCAATCGCAATTCCAGTGGTTCATCGGATTTGCTTTTCTGTTGTTGTTTTTAGACATTTTCCTTTTGGAAAGAAAAACAAACTGGATTAAAGAGTTGAATTTATTTAACGAAAAGAAATAA
- a CDS encoding tetratricopeptide repeat protein, protein MKNLLLYILLTFSLAVSAQEKDKTLPEANEEYKQNKFTDAEANYRISESKFPKRTAAPYNLGNTIYKQNQVSEAKFAYAKAIKNAKARPDKHKAFHNLGNVFMKEKNYTQAVEAYKEALRNDPTDDETRYNYALAKQKLKENPPKNDKNKDKDKDKKNDKKDDQKKDGDNKDKKDGKDDQKKDDKGDKDKDKKDGKNDPKKDDKSDNKGEPKPMPGGISKERVQNLLDAVNNEEKKIQDKVNAQKVKGNPKKTEKDW, encoded by the coding sequence ATGAAAAATTTACTTCTTTATATTTTACTCACATTTTCTTTAGCAGTTTCTGCTCAGGAGAAAGACAAGACATTGCCTGAGGCCAATGAAGAATATAAGCAGAATAAATTTACGGACGCAGAAGCCAATTACAGAATTTCAGAATCAAAATTCCCAAAACGCACTGCTGCTCCTTATAATCTGGGAAACACTATATACAAACAGAATCAGGTTTCTGAGGCTAAGTTTGCTTACGCTAAAGCGATAAAAAATGCGAAAGCAAGACCTGATAAACACAAAGCATTTCACAATTTAGGGAATGTTTTTATGAAAGAGAAAAATTATACACAGGCCGTTGAAGCTTACAAAGAAGCTTTGCGTAACGATCCTACCGATGATGAGACCCGTTACAATTATGCTTTGGCAAAACAGAAACTAAAAGAAAATCCTCCGAAAAACGACAAAAACAAGGACAAGGATAAAGATAAAAAGAACGACAAAAAAGACGATCAGAAAAAAGACGGCGACAACAAAGACAAAAAGGACGGAAAAGACGATCAGAAAAAAGACGACAAAGGCGATAAAGACAAGGATAAAAAAGACGGTAAAAATGACCCTAAGAAAGATGACAAATCAGACAACAAAGGGGAGCCAAAACCAATGCCTGGAGGTATATCTAAAGAAAGAGTTCAGAATTTGCTGGATGCCGTGAACAACGAAGAAAAGAAAATTCAGGACAAAGTCAACGCTCAAAAAGTAAAAGGTAACCCGAAAAAAACAGAAAAAGACTGGTAG
- a CDS encoding BatD family protein: MKRYLILLLFTFQGLMAQVQFEAKVSKNTLGVNERLRIDFIMNVDGDNFDQPSFDGFKVVAGPSQQISQSWINGRSSFQKIYSYILQPDHKGTVTIKQAAIEYNGQIYKTAPLKIVVTNAVAQERDPNDRPQGSSTGDEMLHLVAEISKTNPYLNEPITVVYKLYFNYINVTGFKELAKPKYNDFWNQNIDIKQLAVEQGSYQGQRCYYVVLKKTILYPQKSGRLTIEPLSLDIGVQLPTNRRDMFGQMIVSDDNKVVSAGAKTINVRPLPEATKPEGFGGAVGKFNFTVTPSKTTLKSGESLDLFVSAAGNGNMKLFTLPKPVVPNALEMYDPVHDEKVTTSLSGMSGKISDKYTIIPQYKGKYAIKPMQFSYFDLSTGSYKTITSQEIMIDVLDGPMPSAANAPAHAATNTIAKAEQFKYIKPKTTLVSIAKNDFYGSNLYYALLYLPFVILPIIILAKKRKEAIDGDVTGNRIKMNNKLAKKYLSEAKKQLNNKEPFYIALEKAMHNFLKAKLHIETSEMSKDNISDLLLSRNANPESVQSFINLTENCEFARYAPASSTSIQQDFDKAVLIISDLEKQIV, encoded by the coding sequence ATGAAAAGATATTTAATTCTATTACTATTCACTTTTCAGGGGCTTATGGCTCAAGTTCAATTTGAAGCCAAAGTAAGCAAGAATACGCTTGGAGTAAACGAAAGGCTTCGTATTGACTTCATCATGAATGTTGATGGGGACAACTTTGACCAGCCTTCTTTTGATGGTTTTAAAGTTGTAGCCGGACCAAGCCAGCAAATAAGTCAGTCCTGGATTAATGGAAGAAGTTCTTTTCAAAAAATCTATTCTTATATCTTACAGCCCGACCACAAAGGGACGGTAACAATCAAACAAGCCGCTATTGAATACAATGGTCAGATCTACAAAACGGCACCTTTAAAAATTGTGGTAACCAATGCCGTTGCACAGGAAAGAGACCCGAATGACAGACCTCAAGGATCAAGTACAGGTGATGAAATGCTGCATCTTGTAGCCGAAATTTCAAAAACAAATCCGTATTTGAACGAACCGATAACTGTTGTTTACAAACTGTATTTCAACTATATCAATGTAACCGGGTTCAAAGAGTTGGCTAAACCTAAATACAACGACTTCTGGAATCAGAATATCGATATCAAACAACTTGCAGTTGAACAGGGAAGTTATCAAGGGCAAAGATGTTATTATGTAGTCTTGAAAAAGACCATTTTGTATCCTCAAAAATCAGGCAGACTTACTATTGAACCACTTTCACTGGACATAGGCGTGCAATTGCCTACCAACCGTCGTGATATGTTTGGCCAGATGATTGTAAGCGACGACAACAAAGTGGTTTCGGCCGGAGCCAAAACAATCAACGTTCGACCTTTACCGGAAGCTACCAAACCTGAAGGTTTTGGCGGCGCTGTAGGTAAATTTAATTTTACGGTTACCCCTTCTAAAACAACCTTAAAGAGCGGAGAAAGTCTTGATTTGTTTGTGAGCGCAGCCGGAAACGGAAATATGAAATTGTTTACTTTACCAAAACCTGTCGTTCCTAATGCCTTAGAGATGTACGATCCGGTTCACGATGAAAAAGTAACCACATCACTTTCGGGAATGTCCGGAAAAATAAGCGACAAGTACACCATTATTCCGCAGTACAAAGGAAAATACGCAATCAAACCCATGCAGTTTTCTTATTTTGATTTGAGCACAGGTTCGTACAAAACGATCACTTCACAGGAAATCATGATTGACGTTTTAGACGGTCCAATGCCATCTGCGGCAAATGCCCCTGCTCATGCAGCTACAAATACAATTGCAAAAGCAGAACAGTTTAAGTACATCAAACCTAAAACCACTTTAGTTTCGATCGCTAAAAATGATTTTTACGGCTCTAATTTATATTACGCCCTATTGTATCTGCCTTTCGTAATTCTGCCAATCATTATTCTGGCTAAGAAAAGAAAAGAAGCAATTGACGGTGACGTTACCGGAAACCGTATTAAAATGAACAATAAGCTGGCGAAGAAATATCTATCGGAAGCTAAAAAACAACTTAACAACAAAGAACCGTTTTATATTGCTCTGGAAAAAGCGATGCACAATTTCCTAAAAGCGAAACTGCATATCGAAACTTCAGAAATGAGTAAAGATAATATTAGCGACTTACTGCTGTCCAGAAATGCCAACCCGGAATCGGTTCAAAGTTTTATTAATCTGACTGAAAACTGTGAATTTGCGAGATATGCTCCGGCATCGAGTACATCAATCCAACAGGATTTTGATAAAGCTGTTCTGATCATTTCGGACTTAGAGAAACAAATCGTTTAA
- a CDS encoding tetratricopeptide repeat protein, producing the protein MKNIVYLFLLITQIFFAQSSFEKGNALYQKGQYQQAVDVYESIIKEDKQQSAELYFNLGNSYYKLNKVAPSIYNYEKALVLKPHDSETLNNLKFAKKLTIDEIKEVPKVGFAKLIQNFTGIFDYNTWAIISIAIAFAFLLTFIGYYFSQLTLSKRIYFIGMFVLLIALLLSVSAGMSEKNHFDNDRPAIVFAELSEVRSEPQKAGSAIILLHEGAKVYVLETVGGWKKIELTDGTEGWIDASTIREVK; encoded by the coding sequence ATGAAAAACATAGTATATCTTTTCTTACTAATCACTCAGATTTTCTTTGCTCAAAGCAGCTTTGAAAAAGGAAATGCGCTATATCAAAAAGGGCAATATCAGCAAGCGGTTGATGTTTATGAAAGTATTATCAAAGAAGACAAACAGCAATCGGCAGAATTGTATTTTAATTTAGGGAACAGTTACTATAAATTAAACAAAGTAGCTCCTTCGATATATAATTACGAAAAGGCACTGGTTTTAAAACCACATGATTCGGAGACCTTAAACAACTTAAAATTTGCAAAAAAACTAACCATCGATGAAATTAAAGAAGTCCCAAAAGTAGGTTTTGCAAAACTGATTCAGAATTTTACCGGAATCTTCGATTACAACACCTGGGCAATAATTTCTATCGCAATCGCATTTGCTTTTTTACTGACTTTTATCGGATATTATTTCTCACAGCTTACTCTTTCGAAAAGAATTTATTTCATTGGAATGTTTGTTCTTTTGATTGCTTTGCTTTTAAGTGTTTCAGCGGGAATGTCTGAAAAAAATCATTTTGATAACGACCGTCCTGCAATTGTTTTTGCCGAATTAAGTGAAGTTCGCAGCGAACCTCAAAAAGCAGGTTCTGCAATTATTTTACTGCACGAAGGAGCCAAAGTATATGTTTTGGAAACTGTTGGAGGCTGGAAAAAAATAGAATTAACCGATGGAACAGAAGGCTGGATTGATGCCTCGACCATTCGGGAAGTAAAATAA
- a CDS encoding 5-formyltetrahydrofolate cyclo-ligase, producing the protein MPTNKKELRLHYKNLRKELSENDLEEKSLAIANNLIQLPIWDKTYYHVFLPIEEQREVNTEYVLHLLSGKDKEIVVSKSDFETRGMTHFLLTDNTKIRKNEYNIPEPVNGLQVPSETIEVVFVPLLAFDVFGNRVGYGKGFYDKFLSECKPEIIKIGLSFFEAENQIGDVFESDVKLDYCVTPLKIYTF; encoded by the coding sequence ATGCCGACGAATAAAAAAGAATTACGATTACACTATAAAAATCTTCGCAAAGAACTTTCAGAAAATGATCTCGAAGAGAAAAGTCTGGCTATTGCCAATAATTTAATCCAATTGCCCATTTGGGATAAAACCTATTATCATGTTTTTCTTCCGATTGAAGAACAGCGGGAAGTAAATACAGAATACGTATTACATTTGCTTTCCGGAAAAGATAAAGAAATAGTAGTTTCAAAAAGTGATTTTGAGACTCGTGGTATGACGCATTTTTTGTTGACCGATAATACTAAAATCAGAAAGAATGAATACAATATTCCTGAACCGGTAAATGGTTTGCAAGTTCCTTCTGAAACTATAGAGGTCGTTTTTGTACCGCTTTTAGCTTTTGATGTCTTCGGAAATCGGGTAGGATACGGAAAAGGGTTTTACGATAAGTTCCTGTCAGAATGTAAACCCGAAATAATTAAGATTGGACTTTCTTTCTTTGAAGCTGAAAATCAGATCGGGGATGTCTTTGAATCAGATGTGAAGCTGGATTACTGTGTGACGCCTTTAAAAATCTACACTTTTTAA
- a CDS encoding succinylglutamate desuccinylase/aspartoacylase family protein, which produces MKNSKPLIIFGEAVLPGESKTINVEIARLHTTTKLNIPIIVRRSKIEGPVVLFSAGIHGDEINGVEIVRQLISKKINRPAKGTIICIPIINIYGFVNKSREFPDGRDLNRVFPGSKKGSLASRFAYHIVAEILPIIDYAVDFHAGGASRFNVPQIRITENNPELKELADVFNAPFTLYSKNISGSFRTTCEKANIKMLLFEGGKSLDINDSVANEGVMGVKRLLNYLNMLDSKHLVETAEDPSIYIKNSVWLRAKCSGLLHDYNRIGRFVTKGTILAIITDPFGKFEQKVKAPHDGFVINANHSPIVYEGDAIYHMSKNRDEYADE; this is translated from the coding sequence ATGAAAAATAGCAAACCCCTGATTATTTTTGGCGAAGCAGTTCTGCCGGGAGAGAGTAAAACAATAAACGTTGAAATTGCACGTCTGCATACCACTACAAAATTGAATATTCCGATTATCGTACGCCGTTCAAAAATTGAAGGTCCGGTCGTTTTATTTTCGGCAGGAATCCACGGTGACGAGATCAATGGAGTTGAAATAGTCCGACAGCTGATCAGCAAAAAAATCAACCGTCCCGCTAAAGGAACCATTATTTGCATTCCCATTATCAATATTTACGGTTTTGTAAATAAATCCAGAGAATTTCCGGACGGGCGTGACTTAAACCGCGTTTTCCCGGGGAGCAAAAAAGGATCTTTGGCAAGCCGTTTCGCTTATCATATCGTAGCAGAAATTTTGCCGATTATTGATTATGCGGTTGATTTTCATGCCGGGGGAGCGAGCCGATTTAATGTTCCGCAAATCAGGATTACGGAGAACAACCCGGAACTGAAAGAACTTGCCGATGTCTTCAATGCGCCTTTTACCTTGTATTCTAAAAATATTAGCGGTTCATTTCGCACTACCTGTGAAAAGGCTAATATAAAAATGCTGCTTTTTGAGGGCGGAAAATCTCTGGATATTAATGATTCAGTGGCGAATGAAGGGGTAATGGGGGTGAAGCGTTTGTTGAATTATTTGAATATGCTGGATTCTAAACATCTTGTAGAAACCGCAGAAGATCCCTCGATCTACATTAAAAATTCAGTTTGGCTGCGTGCGAAATGCTCGGGTCTGCTGCATGATTATAACAGGATTGGACGTTTTGTAACGAAAGGGACTATCTTAGCCATTATTACCGATCCGTTTGGTAAATTTGAACAAAAAGTAAAAGCGCCGCACGACGGATTTGTGATCAATGCCAATCACTCACCCATCGTGTATGAAGGAGATGCGATTTACCACATGTCTAAAAACAGAGACGAGTATGCCGACGAATAA
- the uvrC gene encoding excinuclease ABC subunit UvrC yields the protein MHKPSSLDLQILTLPDNPGVYQYYDKDGKILYVGKAKNLKKRVSSYFNKIHDTAKTNVLVKKIVTIKHIVVPTETDALLLENNLIKTLQPRYNVLLRDDKSYPWLCIKKEPFSRIFHTRKMVKDGSEYFGPYTSFKTVHTILDLIKELYPLRTCNFDLSPSNIDSGKFKVCLEYHIGNCKGPCEGLESLEDYQRQVDAIREILKGNFKESMKDFKRLMTQYAKDLRFEEAQKIKEKIEILENYQSRSTIVNPKITNIDVFSIVSDETAAYVNFLQISHGSIIRSHTLEMKKKLEETDEELLELAIIELRERFQLLSKEIIVPFEINLGENIKTTVPQLGDKKQILELSIRNAKFYRIEQLKQLQIVDPDRHTNRIMAQMQKDLRLPVEPRHIECFDNSNIQGTNPVAACVVFKDGKPSKKDYRHFNVKTVEGPDDFASMTEIVYRRYKRLLDENEPLPQLIIIDGGKGQLSAALKSIDALELRGKIAIIGIAKRLEELFYPGDSIPLYLDKKSETLKVIQQLRNEAHRFGITFHRDKRSKAALNSSVESIPGIGEKTMLTLIQHFKSVKRLKLATEKEISDVIGVSKAKKIVDFYKTN from the coding sequence ATGCACAAACCATCATCCTTAGATCTTCAAATCCTAACCTTGCCTGACAATCCGGGTGTGTATCAATATTATGACAAAGACGGGAAGATTTTATATGTTGGAAAAGCTAAGAACCTAAAAAAAAGAGTCTCCTCTTATTTCAATAAAATACACGATACTGCCAAGACCAACGTTTTGGTGAAGAAAATTGTAACCATAAAACACATCGTAGTTCCCACAGAAACTGATGCGCTTTTATTAGAGAATAATTTAATTAAAACACTGCAACCCCGTTATAATGTTTTGCTGCGCGACGACAAAAGCTATCCGTGGCTCTGCATAAAAAAAGAACCTTTTTCGAGAATATTCCATACGCGAAAAATGGTCAAAGACGGTTCTGAATATTTTGGTCCTTACACCAGTTTCAAAACGGTACATACTATTTTAGATCTAATTAAAGAATTGTACCCTTTGAGGACTTGTAATTTTGATTTAAGTCCATCCAATATTGATTCCGGAAAATTTAAAGTCTGTCTGGAATATCACATCGGTAACTGCAAAGGACCTTGTGAAGGACTTGAATCTCTGGAAGACTACCAAAGACAGGTGGATGCGATCCGTGAAATTCTAAAAGGGAATTTCAAAGAAAGCATGAAAGACTTCAAACGACTGATGACCCAGTATGCGAAAGATTTGCGTTTTGAAGAAGCTCAGAAAATAAAAGAAAAAATCGAAATTCTGGAGAATTACCAGTCGCGATCCACCATTGTTAATCCGAAGATTACAAACATTGATGTTTTCTCGATTGTTTCCGATGAAACGGCAGCTTATGTTAACTTCCTTCAAATCTCACACGGATCTATTATCCGTTCGCATACATTAGAAATGAAGAAAAAGCTGGAGGAGACGGATGAGGAATTATTAGAACTTGCGATTATAGAATTACGCGAGCGCTTTCAGTTGTTGTCTAAAGAAATTATCGTTCCGTTTGAAATTAATTTGGGGGAAAACATCAAAACTACCGTTCCTCAATTAGGAGATAAAAAACAAATATTAGAACTGTCTATTCGGAACGCGAAATTTTACCGAATCGAACAGCTCAAACAATTACAGATTGTAGACCCTGACCGACATACCAACCGGATCATGGCACAAATGCAAAAAGACCTGCGATTGCCTGTCGAACCCCGTCACATTGAGTGTTTTGACAACTCGAACATTCAGGGAACAAATCCGGTAGCCGCCTGTGTGGTTTTTAAAGACGGGAAGCCAAGCAAAAAAGACTATCGTCATTTTAACGTTAAAACCGTTGAAGGTCCTGACGATTTTGCCTCGATGACCGAAATTGTCTACCGACGTTACAAAAGATTACTGGACGAAAACGAACCATTGCCACAATTAATCATTATTGACGGTGGAAAAGGACAGCTTTCTGCAGCATTAAAAAGTATCGACGCTCTTGAACTGCGCGGCAAAATTGCGATCATCGGGATTGCGAAACGCCTTGAGGAATTATTTTACCCCGGAGATTCAATTCCGTTGTATCTCGATAAAAAATCTGAAACTTTAAAAGTAATTCAGCAATTGCGAAATGAGGCGCACCGATTTGGGATCACTTTTCACAGAGACAAACGAAGCAAAGCCGCACTTAACTCCTCCGTAGAAAGCATACCCGGCATTGGCGAAAAAACAATGCTCACGTTAATACAACATTTCAAAAGTGTTAAAAGATTGAAACTGGCTACCGAAAAAGAAATATCTGATGTAATAGGGGTATCAAAAGCCAAAAAAATTGTCGACTTTTACAAAACCAACTAG